The proteins below are encoded in one region of Caldisericota bacterium:
- the pyrH gene encoding UMP kinase — protein sequence MAHYKRILLKLSGEALLGKKAFGIDVKVLEEIADQVKTLKADGVEVGIVIGGGNIFRGSESKELHIDRTTADYMGMLATVINALALQNALLKNGIDARVMSSLSLMQVAEPYILAKALAHFEKGRIVIFAGGTGLPFFTTDTTAALRAIEIKADAIFKATKVDAIYSADPAKTNNAHKYTSISYTEFLVKNLRAIDSTAVSLCREFKMPIVLFNVKTKGNLVKAVLKGGVGTHIKEG from the coding sequence TTGGCACATTATAAAAGGATTCTTTTAAAACTTAGCGGAGAGGCTCTTCTTGGGAAAAAGGCATTTGGCATTGATGTTAAAGTATTAGAGGAGATTGCTGATCAAGTAAAGACACTAAAGGCAGACGGTGTAGAAGTTGGAATTGTAATAGGTGGTGGCAATATCTTTAGAGGATCAGAAAGCAAGGAGCTTCATATAGATAGAACCACTGCTGACTATATGGGCATGCTTGCCACTGTTATTAACGCTCTTGCGCTTCAAAATGCGCTTTTAAAAAATGGAATTGATGCGAGAGTTATGTCGTCGTTAAGCCTTATGCAAGTTGCAGAACCATACATTCTTGCAAAAGCGCTAGCGCATTTTGAAAAAGGAAGAATTGTTATATTTGCGGGAGGAACAGGTCTTCCCTTTTTTACCACGGACACTACTGCAGCATTACGAGCAATAGAAATAAAAGCAGATGCTATATTTAAGGCGACTAAAGTTGATGCAATTTATTCTGCTGACCCAGCAAAGACCAATAATGCCCATAAATATACTTCCATATCTTATACTGAATTTCTTGTAAAAAATTTAAGAGCAATAGACTCAACTGCCGTATCTCTCTGTAGGGAGTTTAAAATGCCTATAGTATTGTTTAATGTGAAGACAAAAGGCAATTTGGTTAAAGCTGTATTAAAAGGCGGTGTGGGAACGCATATAAAGGAGGGATAG